The Lolium perenne isolate Kyuss_39 chromosome 6, Kyuss_2.0, whole genome shotgun sequence genome segment attttatgtgaattaaaatgatgcggaaggttctatggaaggttctagaaggttctagaaaagtccggaagaaaccaccaaggaaggtggagtcccggaggagggactccacctccatggccggccaaccctagtgggggaggagtcccaagtggactcccccaaagggggccggccaccccctccatagaaggtggaactcccacctctagtgggagtcctagcttgggtaggtttccctatcttatggaaggttttgggttcgggtcttattcggagacttgtagtccaacccttggggcttccacctatataatgagggacaaggggagggggccggccacctcaagaccaccacctggccgcaccccccttagtggccggccaccccctcccaaaccctagccgcccccctctcctccatagctcccgcgtgctttagcgaagctccgccggagttctccaccaccactgacaccacgccgtcgtgctgtcggattcaagaggagctactacttccgctgcccgctggaacgggaggtggacgtcgtcttcatcaacaaccgaacgtgtgaccgagtacggaggtgctgcccgttcgtggcgccggagggatcgtgatcaagatcttctacgcgcttttgcaagcggcaagtgaacgtctaccgcagcaacaagagcctcctcttgtaggctttggaatctcttcaagggtgagactcgataaacccctcgttgctaccgtcttctagattgcatcttggcttggattgcgtgttcgcggtaggaaattttttgttttctatgcaacgttatcctacagtttagTTGACGGTTGGAATGCTTTTGGTTTTATATCATTAATTATTAGGGGTGATGAGGGCATttggcccaaatattcatcacttACGCTATATCTGTTGCATCACCAAATTTTTTTACTTCATGTGTTGGAGAGTTTATTTTCTCCATGTATTATTAtgtaaaagtaaatattttttctTATATGCCTTACATATttattggagatgctctaatcacGGTAGTAGTTTTATTTAGGGGAAACTAATGTAATCACGGTAGGTGCGACGAGAAATCGataagactacccacaatgggagtatcataggtagtatcatgcattccatgcatgcaaaatgctgatgtggcagtgcaattaaggatgagagatatgatactagtatcataggtagataccgtatcatagcacatactactagaaaaattaatatcaagtaatcttgtacatatatttgcattgagattctacaaaaacaattaatatatggaaactatgatactagtatatgatatcatgcattgtggagatagtaacaCGTAGTAGTATGATACGCATGATACTTCTagtactatgcattgtgactagtgtAAGGACTAGCCCGCTGGGGCCCACGCCGGGAAACCGCCTCGCAGACAGGCCGCTGGAATGGAACCGCACACAGCTGTTGGCGGGCCCCACTCGTCGTCCACTTGCACGGTTCCCACCCCACGTCAACTGTTCTACTTAGGGCATGAGCAACGGTGGCAGCTACATGCTACTTCCCCACGTAATCACGAAGcaaaaaagaagatgaagcagtGGTTGTGAAGAAAAACAGTCCAATGCATGCTACTGCCTCACTGGGTCTCACTATCATTTTGTATACAGATACTTTTTCTTCCCATAGAGTAGCATCGGTCCACCACTTTCCCTTCTTTCCTCTTCTCTCTCTTCCCTTTCCTCCTTTCTTCCAGCTTTATCTGATGAGGATGTAGCCTCCCCTGCAAGAGACTAGTTGGTCTGCCAGACAGCTACTTGCAGGTTTGGCCTGACATCCGAACCTAGTTGGCATTTGGGGCAGTGAGTTGAGGCTAGGCGTTGGCCATGCCCTTACTTATCCTCTTTTCTGATATTTACAGTACTCCTCAATTTTCTTACGACGACTTATTCCTCGCTCACGTCTCCCTCCTTAAACCACCTTTGCCCCTGAACTTCCCAATAATTTCATCACAGCCACAAGTATACTTTATTCCGATTTGTAAAACAGCACGGACAAAAGAAGAGTAGCACACCAACCGCTATGGCACGGCATGCAATTTGACGCAACAACAAGGGGCTCAACCGTACCATTTCCAATAATTCAGCCGCCCACGTCGGCCACGATCCCAGCCCAACCCAATCAATCCAACCGCGTGCGGGGCCCGCTCAGCAAAGGCTGGCGGTGCCTCACATCAACCGCACGGCACCACCACAGCCGCCCGATCTCGAGCATCCaacggccgcgccgccgccacgtcACGCGAAAAAGATCTCCCCACCCGACCGGAAGATAAGCAAGCAAAAAAAACCGGGTTTAATTGGCGGAGCAGGTAAGCGCAGCGCGCACGCTTCCGTGTCCGGCCCGGTTCTATATAACGCGGCCTCGGGGCACCGTGATTTATCCCATTGTTTTCTCCTCCTTCCCCTCCCACAAATCTCCTCTCATCCCTCGTTAGGGTTAGGTCTCGCCCCCATCCATGGCGACGGCGGTGCTCAGATCCCACGACGCGCTCGCCAACACGATGCACCTCGACGCCTTCGCCGCGTCCCCCATCAAGCCGCGCCGCCGGCGCCACGCTAAGGccggctcgccgccgcccaagggTGCCGTTCCGGTCGTTACTTCCTCCCCGCCGCCCAAGCAGGCGCAGGCGCCCGTTTCGTCGTCGCCTCCGAAGGCCCCGGCGGCCGGTCGCCGGTCCCCGCCCGCGAAGCCCGCCCGCAAGCAGCCGTCCCCGTCCAAGGAGGCCCCCGCCAAGCCGCCGCAGATGGTCGTCCGGATCCTGAAGCGCGGCGAGGAGCCACCGGCTCCCGCTCCGGTTCCCGCCCCTGTACAGCCCAAGGTGCAAGCCCCGCCGGCGGACAGGCGCGTGCGGTCGCCTTCCCCTCCGTCAGCAGCCCCCGTCCAGACCCGGGCCCCTGCCGAGAGGCGCGTGCGGTCCCCTTCCCCGGCCTCTGCCGCCGCACCCGTCCCGGCCCGCGCGCCCGCGGACAGGCGCGTGCTCGGCTTCACCGCCCGGATCGGGCCCCAGTCACCGGCCGTCGTGCCGACCAAGAGGATGGTCTCCGTCGCCGCTGTTGCCGCCACCGCGGCGACGTACGCCGGCCCGGCCTTCTCCGTCGCGGCCCCGGAGCCGAGCTCGCTCCCTGTCCCCGGATTCCTGCAGCGGGCCGAGGAAGAGGCCACCCGCGGCCTCCGCTGCCTCCTCCGCATCGGCGAGCTATCATGATACCGGCGGCTCCCCTTGCCGCCGCGTGTGCGTCTCCCTCGACGGCCACGCCCTTCTGCCCCGCTTCGCATCgtcttcctctcccccttctacacagaagaagaagaggtggtaaatcttcctctctttcaactcCACGGAAGAATCAGGGTTGGTAAATCTCCCCTActgatggatggatggatggttGGTGGATCTGGTAGTAGGCTTATTGTCTGATCAGATCCCGGTGACGTTCCCATCAAACCCCTCGGTATTTTTTCAGAGGTAAGGTTTGATGGACGTTCACCGGTGGTAGGATTTGGTGGTTGCATAGGTTTACACGTTGCCGCAAGTTGTTTGGTATGCCTCTGATGTCGTTAGGTAGTAGAGGATTAATTGTTCAGGGTTGGTGGTTGCTTCTCCGTTCTCTTCTCAAGATTAGGCTCGCTGGGTTAGGTCATCTGATAGGCACTGAGTATGTGATTCGAAGGTCAATAAGTTTTAAGGAGTAGTCTTTATCTTAAGAATTAAGTTATGTATAGTTGCATCAGCTGGGCCTACGTGTAGTTGATTTAGCAACTGAGAGATATGAGAGTAGTTGCATCAGCTAAGCTATATGTGTAGTTGATTTAGCAACTGAGTTATGATGTTCTAGTATCATTCAAGGTCCTATGTAAAGTTTGTGTGTCTGTATCAGTCGCTCCATAGTCGTCAAATAATAAATCAGTGGTAGTTTCTCTTCTCATGGTGTGTATGATCTTCCCTTGTCTGTATTTTGGTTCGCAACAATTTGATGAACTACAGATGATTTTTGTGACTTCGGTGGTGACCCAGTTCTCTCCATATGCTGTCTGTATTTTGGTTCACAACAACTTGTCGAACTGCATATTTATCTTCGTAAGGAAGAACTATGAACTGATTATAATATTTGAATTGGGGACTCGTGATCATCGTGAAATGCTGTCGACATCCCTCTTGCTGAGCAAGGTGGTGGTTCATGCATCTAAAGTCTAATCTTTAGCAGAGTTAAACTGACGCCAGTAGAAGACATCTTTCTTGCGATAAGCACAAGGATGAATTCATATGGTCGGTTGACCTAAAAAAAAGATGGTTGGACTTTGAACGCGTCTCCTTACCAAGCTAAATTCCGTGTGCTGGACGGCACTAGAATCTTCGAGTGTGGTCATGCCAGCCAGACGTGAGCTTGCCGATCGCTTTGTGTGGTTGCCGGCTTTCAAGGGTAGAGAGGTAGCGTCCCGACCTCAAGATTGTTTTCTCTACGTGGCATCAGATGATGCTGTTTTGATGTGCCCGTGATTGTGATATTTCATCATACGTTCAAAGCAAAATGAAAAAGTAACAAACTATTTTCAAGTGAAAATGGAACTGCAAGTGGGTAAGCAAAGCAATGAAGAAATAAAGAGCCAACCAGAGAGGGCTGCTTACATTCATAGAAGATTTGGTAGTCTGTCCTACGGTAGGTAATCTGCCCAATCTAAGCACAAGTGGACGCAAGTTGGACCCAGATGGCTTGGTTGACAGTAATCTAATGTGATGCATCGACTTTGACGTGGAGTATCGAAGTATTCGGTCCAAAGTTGAACCGTCGCCAAACGCGTGCAGCACGCAAGTTGAAGGAACcaggcaagtggcatcactctagAATAGTCAAGTTGAGCCTAAATCCCTGAATACTTTTGCTGGTTTGCACGATTCCGGCAAACATGAATCATTGCCGAAGTTAGTGGCCAACTCGTAATGCTCACACACTCACAGACAGGCTGTTTCCAGGCAACCATATACAACGAGCACCTTTGTAAGATGTTTCCGCAAAGTACTCTACACAATCACGAGATAAAAAGAAGGCAACACCCCAGACCTGATACAGGTTTCAGGGAAAACCATCATGGTTGTGCTAGGCTCGAACTTAACAACAAAGGGCTTCCTTCAGCTTGTCTGAATCTGAGGGTAGATCTTCGAGTCTGTTCAACAGCTTCTCTAGGAATAATTGAATAAGTACAATTATAGGCAGCCTGATTTTCTTGATGTCTAGCATGGGCAAATGAACTCGCTAGTAAAGAACCAGCATGGGTGGCATAAAGCTGGAGCCAAATTATATGTCACAATCATTGTACTCCCTCGGCTTCACAAAACTTTCTGAGATTTTTCAAAATTTAGATGCTAATGTCATTTAGTGTCTAGATGCattcaaatttagataaatcttggACAACTTtgataggacggagggagtactacttgTTAGTTGGGGAATAGTCGAATCATCATAGGATGCACATAGTATGAAAATACATAATTAGATCTAACAATCAGAGAAATGACAGAACAAAAAATCAACGGAGAACATTAGCAAGATTGCACATTGATATACTCGATAGCAGAATGAGTAATTAAAAAAGAGTAGACCAAATCattctactccctccgattcatattaattgactctaatatggatgtatctagaactaaaatgtgtctagatacatccatattgaagtcaattaatatgaatcggagggagtattacaCAAGTGATGAGATGCATCGATTTTGACGTACACCAATGCGTGTGGCACATCAAGGTGGAGAAAGAAGGCCAATAGCATCCCCTCAGAATTGTGAAGATGAGCATAAATCATGAGCGGTCAGAAACTTAACAATAATGGGGGTTCCTTTAACTACTTTGAAGCTGCGGCCACATCTTCAAGTCAGTTTACTAGCAGCTTCACCAAGAAGAGATAATTGAGATGACTAACTATAATTAAGAATAGGCTAAAACATGATGGTACAGCATGTTTCTAGGCACAGGCAAATGAGACAGATGCTGCATCTAAGCAGGGCCAGCAAAGGTGGAGCAAAACTGTTGTGTCTCAGTCAATGGATTATTGTGTTGACGACACTAATTTCTTCTGTAATAGTTGGATCATGATCTAATGCAGGGTATAAAAAAACATATGCAAGTGGGTAAACTTCAAAGACTAATCTGCCAGAAACATAATCACATCTAGACTCCAGAGTTGTACTACTTGTTAGTTGGGATCACTAGATTTTCCTCTGTAATGATCAAATCACCATCTACCGCAAATCACCAATATAGAGTCCTATACTGAGCTACTGGAGCAAATAAATTTTGCTTCATCAATATGTTTGGCACTAAATAGCAAAGACTAACATATGTTTATGTTCTCAATGGCAGACCAAAAACTAAAAGAACACTAAGTGTCAACAAACCAATTCATTCTATTACATCTTGCAAACTGCCAGCACCTCTTCGTAAAGCCCATTGGCGAATCCTACTTAGACAAGAGCATACAATAGTTAGTTTACTACTAGCAAATTATGGATAGGCTAAACATGATGTAGCACAGGCAAATGAGACAGCTGCCACTTGCTAGTAATGAATAATACTAAGAAACATCAGGGCCAGCAAAGGTAGAGCAAAATTGATGGGTCTGTCAATACACTATATTGTGCTGAGGACACTAGTTTCTTCTGTAATAGTTGGATCATGATCTAATGCAGGGTATAAGAATCACATGCAAGTGGCAAAACATAGACTAATCTGTCAGGCACATAattacagactccagagttgtagtACTTGTTATAGTTGGGAGCACTGAATTTTCCACTGTAATAAACTAATAATCGAATCATCATCTACCCGCATAGCACGAAAATAACATGGAAATGGGGAAAACAATCAAACATCATAGAGTAATAACATGGAAATGGGGAAAACAATCAAACATCATAGAGTAAAGCTGTTTGGCACTCAGAAAACATAGCTACAGTCCTATACTGgagcaaagacaaaagtgtttatcATCATATTTGGCAGTACTACATAGCCAAGACACTGGTAGCATGTAAACACATCTGGATCTAACATACAGAGAAACGACTACCATAAAACACAGCACAGAAAACTAGCAAGATTTGCATATACTGATGTAATGGCATAGCGAATAACGCGGAGTGTGAATAAACCAATTCATTCTATTACATCTTGCAAGCTGCCAGCACCTCTCCATAAAGCCCATTGGCGAATCCTACTAGACCATACAATAGTTATTGAGGGCATGTATACCAAAAGTTGGGATGAACTAGAACTTATAGTGACTACAAACTTTCCAATGTCCCCTCCACTATGCTCACCTCTCAATTGAATGATAATACTCCTCCCAGGGAGAAACTCAATCAGCCTTCACAGATGAAAAGAGATAGTGGATGAAGCAGAATGAGGAAATGAACCCAACCGTGCCGGTGGCGAGCATAATAGCGATAACCATGAAGAGCGAGTAGCCGAGGTAGAGGGTCGCCGACACTGGTCCGCTGAGGCTCTTGAGGTCGAAGACGAGGTAGTTGATCGAGTAGAGGAAGATGTAGATGGCCACGGACCCAGATGAGAAGAAGGACTTCCACCACCACTTCCAGTCCTCGACGCAGAGGTGCATGTAGGTCAGAACCAGGGAAACCTCGGCGCAGACGATAACCAGGAGCAGCATGACGATGAAGAGGAACCCAAAGACGTAGTAGACACGGCCCATCCATATGCTTGACATGATGAAGAAGAGCTCGATGAAGAGGGTGCCGAAGGGCAGCGTGCCGGCACCGAGAACCAGCAGCCAGGACGGGTACTTCTGAGCGGGGATCTCGCGGGGGATCTGGTTTGTGCGGACAGGGTACTCGATGTGCGGCGCCTTGGCCCCAAGGAATCCACCGACGAGCGTAAGCGGCACCGAGATGCAGAACCAGAGGAGAATCAGCACGACGAACAGCGAGAAGGGGATGGCGCCCGTGCTCTGGCTTCCCCACAGCAGGAAGTTGAGCGTGGTGAGGATCAGGAAGGCGATGCCGGGGAAGAAGCAGGCTGTCCTCCAGGAAACACCGACCCATCCCGAGTGATCCCCGCACTTGATGGTCTTCCACACGCGGACACTGGCGTACCCTGCCAGGATCCCGAGGACCAGGTAGAAGAAGAGCATGCCGGTGATGAGGGTGCCGCGGGAGGCCGGCGACATGAACCCAAGCGCCGCAAAGAGGATGGTGACCACGGCCATTCCGAGGATCTGCACGCCGTCCCCGACCATCATGCAGAGCAGCATGGGGTTGGTGGGCGCGCGGAAGACGTCGCTGACGACGAGCTTCCAGCCGGAGAGCTCCTCGTTCATCTGCGCCTGCGCCTCGCTGTCGAGCTCCTCGTACCGGGTGAGGTCGCGCCTGACGGTCCGGAGCAGGATGACGAAGACGATGCCGGCGAGGAAGGCGATGACCATGAGCGAGTTGAGGATGGAGAACCAGTGCACCTTGGCGCCCTCCATCTTGAGGTATGCGTCCCAGCGCGAGGGCCACTTGATGTCGCTCTCGACGAAGGCGACCTCGTAGGTGTAGACGATGGGCTCGCCCTCCTTGATGCTCATGGAGACGGTGGTGGGGTCGCAGGCGATTTTGGTGGGGTACTTGGCGTACATCTTGAGGGCCTTGGCGTCGTCCGGGTTGTGCTTGATGCTGCAGGGCACGACCTCGAAGCCGACGACCATCCAGCCGGAGGAGGTGTCCTTGGAGGAGGAGGTGTCCTTGGAGGAGGCGGGGATGGCGTCGGTGGCGTCGGCGGTGCCCATGACGCGCGCGACGTTGGGGTCCTCGTACTTGTGGACGAGGACGGTGAACTGGAGGTGGTTGAAGACGTAGTAGTCGCCGCCGACGCGGATGCCGACGGGGTAGCCGGTCCAGCGGAGGAAGTAGTCGTCCTTGCGGGTGTAGCGGATGGCGGGGAGGTTGTCGAGGATGAGGTTGACCTGGTACATCTCGTCGATGCGCTTCTTCATGAGGGTGAATGCGCCGGGCGAGAGCGGGTCGGAGCGGCAGAGCAGCACGTCGGAGTCGTTGGCGTGCATCCGGAAGCGGTAGGGCGAGGTCTCGATGCGGTCGCCCATGAGCAGCTCGCCGAGGTTCTCGGCGCTGTCCTTGACGCCGTCGGGCGGCGTGCAGAAGGGCAGGCTGTAGTAGCTGAAGGGGATCTCGGTGTCGATGGAggtgagcgagttcaccttgacgtTGAGGAACTCCCCCGGGCTGTACTTGTGCGGGTAGCTCCCCGGGAGGTAGAAGGCGTCGGCggaggggaggaggagggcggccgTGGCGGCGAGCGCGAGGAGGAGGGCGCGGAGGCGGGCCATGGTGGCTGGATCTGGATCGGGCGGAGGCGGATCTGGGCCGGGGAATGTGGCGGGAGGGGATGTGGCGGCGGGGCTCCGGCGAGGAGGGCTCGCCGGAGTGGGGTGTCGGTGGAGGTGGAGCAGATCTGGGGAGAAATGAGGAAGGCGACGGAGGTGGACTCGACTCacgcgaggcgaggcgaggcgaggggGGTTTGGGGGCTTGGTGGGGATGGTTTATACGGCGTGAGCGTGACGGCTTGGCGTTGGCGAGAGAAGGTGCAGGATTTGGGGGTTGGCGTGTCGGTGCACTCCTCCTCGGC includes the following:
- the LOC127305158 gene encoding uncharacterized protein, giving the protein MATAVLRSHDALANTMHLDAFAASPIKPRRRRHAKAGSPPPKGAVPVVTSSPPPKQAQAPVSSSPPKAPAAGRRSPPAKPARKQPSPSKEAPAKPPQMVVRILKRGEEPPAPAPVPAPVQPKVQAPPADRRVRSPSPPSAAPVQTRAPAERRVRSPSPASAAAPVPARAPADRRVLGFTARIGPQSPAVVPTKRMVSVAAVAATAATYAGPAFSVAAPEPSSLPVPGFLQRAEEEATRGLRCLLRIGELS
- the LOC127305159 gene encoding transmembrane 9 superfamily member 11, coding for MARLRALLLALAATAALLLPSADAFYLPGSYPHKYSPGEFLNVKVNSLTSIDTEIPFSYYSLPFCTPPDGVKDSAENLGELLMGDRIETSPYRFRMHANDSDVLLCRSDPLSPGAFTLMKKRIDEMYQVNLILDNLPAIRYTRKDDYFLRWTGYPVGIRVGGDYYVFNHLQFTVLVHKYEDPNVARVMGTADATDAIPASSKDTSSSKDTSSGWMVVGFEVVPCSIKHNPDDAKALKMYAKYPTKIACDPTTVSMSIKEGEPIVYTYEVAFVESDIKWPSRWDAYLKMEGAKVHWFSILNSLMVIAFLAGIVFVILLRTVRRDLTRYEELDSEAQAQMNEELSGWKLVVSDVFRAPTNPMLLCMMVGDGVQILGMAVVTILFAALGFMSPASRGTLITGMLFFYLVLGILAGYASVRVWKTIKCGDHSGWVGVSWRTACFFPGIAFLILTTLNFLLWGSQSTGAIPFSLFVVLILLWFCISVPLTLVGGFLGAKAPHIEYPVRTNQIPREIPAQKYPSWLLVLGAGTLPFGTLFIELFFIMSSIWMGRVYYVFGFLFIVMLLLVIVCAEVSLVLTYMHLCVEDWKWWWKSFFSSGSVAIYIFLYSINYLVFDLKSLSGPVSATLYLGYSLFMVIAIMLATGTVGFISSFCFIHYLFSSVKAD